In the genome of Chryseobacterium arthrosphaerae, one region contains:
- a CDS encoding SIMPL domain-containing protein: MKLKHFLLIGILTLGSFVNAQEVKKNAIEVTGVAEMEIEPDEIIFSIGIKADNKNDLADNEKKLFETLKSAGVKNEDIKFKSMYQNIYSKTAKFTKNYQFKAGTKANIAKIFEDLNQKWVSSLNIAEVKNTKIADFRKAVKINALKAAKEKADYLLESMGKKTGNAIEIVEIEDYTSDTVLPVAYKSRMANVQMEAADAPVDYSFDNIENIKLKYSIKTRYEIL, from the coding sequence ATGAAATTGAAACATTTTTTATTAATCGGAATTTTAACATTAGGGAGCTTTGTCAATGCTCAGGAAGTAAAGAAAAATGCCATTGAAGTAACAGGAGTGGCGGAAATGGAAATTGAACCGGATGAAATCATCTTCAGTATCGGAATAAAAGCAGATAACAAGAATGATCTGGCAGATAATGAAAAGAAATTGTTTGAAACACTCAAGAGTGCCGGAGTGAAGAATGAGGATATCAAATTCAAATCAATGTACCAGAATATCTACTCCAAAACGGCAAAATTCACTAAGAATTATCAGTTTAAAGCCGGCACAAAAGCCAATATTGCTAAGATCTTTGAAGATCTGAATCAGAAATGGGTAAGCAGCCTGAACATTGCTGAGGTAAAGAATACCAAAATTGCAGATTTCAGGAAGGCAGTAAAAATCAATGCTTTAAAAGCGGCTAAAGAAAAAGCAGATTACCTGTTGGAAAGCATGGGTAAAAAGACCGGAAATGCTATTGAAATTGTAGAAATAGAAGATTATACCAGTGATACGGTACTTCCTGTGGCTTACAAAAGCAGAATGGCAAATGTACAGATGGAAGCAGCAGATGCTCCGGTAGATTATTCTTTTGACAATATTGAAAATATCAAGCTGAAATACAGTATCAAAACCAGATACGAAATCCTTTAA
- a CDS encoding MFS transporter, whose translation MKIDKRIIPLAIGGLGIGTTEFTVMGLLPDIAKTLQISIPQAGHLISAYAMGVVIGAPILIGYSVKFPPKKVLIAFMLLFTLFNGLSAIAPNYGTMLIIRFMSGLPHGAFFGVGTVVAAKMAGKGKEAFYISMMFTGLTVANLVMVPLVTYIGHTFHWRLYFAIVALIGVFALLFLKLWLPAMEANQNTHFLEELKFLKKKQSWLVLAITAIGFGGLFTWLSYITPLMTVISGVASSQMAYVMVLAGAGMVVGNLGGGVISDKLGPEKTCALLIFLMMISLMGVFLLSEHQNIAFVLTFMCGALSMSIAAPINIMMMKAAPGSEMMAAAFMQAGFNIANAMGAFFGGIPLEYGLPFNYPSLVGVGMTFIGFAISVRYMYLYGSATVAEEENAAECVSCDK comes from the coding sequence ATGAAGATTGATAAACGAATAATACCGCTGGCAATAGGCGGTTTGGGAATAGGAACCACAGAATTTACCGTAATGGGGCTTCTTCCGGATATTGCCAAAACATTACAGATCTCAATTCCGCAGGCCGGGCACCTGATTTCTGCCTATGCAATGGGAGTTGTCATTGGGGCTCCGATTCTGATCGGCTATTCTGTGAAGTTTCCGCCGAAAAAAGTACTGATTGCTTTTATGCTGCTGTTTACTTTATTCAACGGGCTTTCTGCAATTGCTCCCAATTACGGGACAATGTTGATCATCAGGTTTATGTCCGGGCTTCCTCACGGAGCATTTTTCGGAGTAGGAACGGTGGTTGCGGCTAAAATGGCAGGAAAAGGAAAAGAAGCATTTTATATATCGATGATGTTTACAGGGCTTACCGTGGCCAATCTGGTGATGGTTCCTCTGGTAACATATATCGGGCATACTTTCCACTGGAGGCTGTATTTTGCCATTGTAGCTCTGATTGGTGTTTTTGCATTATTATTTTTAAAATTATGGCTACCCGCCATGGAGGCCAATCAGAATACCCATTTCCTGGAAGAACTCAAATTCCTGAAGAAGAAGCAATCCTGGCTGGTGCTGGCGATTACCGCAATCGGATTTGGAGGGCTTTTTACCTGGTTGAGTTACATTACTCCTTTAATGACCGTAATTTCCGGAGTTGCTTCCAGCCAGATGGCCTATGTAATGGTGCTGGCAGGAGCTGGAATGGTTGTAGGAAACCTGGGAGGAGGTGTTATTTCAGATAAATTGGGACCGGAGAAAACCTGTGCGCTTCTGATATTCCTGATGATGATTTCCCTGATGGGGGTATTCTTACTTTCCGAACACCAGAATATTGCTTTTGTACTTACCTTTATGTGTGGGGCTTTATCCATGTCTATTGCGGCACCTATTAATATTATGATGATGAAAGCGGCACCGGGAAGTGAAATGATGGCAGCGGCTTTTATGCAGGCAGGATTTAATATTGCAAATGCTATGGGAGCTTTTTTTGGCGGAATACCCTTAGAATACGGATTACCTTTCAACTATCCGTCATTGGTTGGGGTTGGGATGACCTTTATTGGATTTGCAATCAGCGTAAGATATATGTACCTGTACGGTTCGGCAACTGTTGCAGAAGAGGAAAACGCTGCAGAATGCGTTTCCTGTGATAAATAA
- a CDS encoding AraC family transcriptional regulator — MKIQKENITFEKGKSFKLFSPSLKNCFFWHYHPETELVYVEATNGIRHVGKDISGFTDSDLLLIGANVPHLNFDYGIQTECRQLVLQMRENFLQDIILPVPEFENIKKLLERSYLGLSFYGETKKTVVEKLQIIRDKNSFESFMGLIEILKILADSAEVKELNKEDTRIKWFLNDKIRMGTIYDYIHENYDKKPNVNDIAQTVGLSTPAFCRYFKKQTNMTFTDFVNNYRINQAKIFLLKDYSVTEVCFQVGFESLSYFNKLFKQHTGETPSEFKKKHFRPIEVNGRIAGITRETACDK, encoded by the coding sequence ATGAAAATTCAGAAAGAAAATATTACGTTTGAAAAAGGAAAGTCATTCAAGCTCTTCTCTCCCTCTCTGAAAAACTGTTTTTTCTGGCATTATCATCCTGAAACAGAACTGGTTTATGTAGAGGCCACCAACGGAATCCGACACGTAGGTAAAGATATTTCCGGTTTTACAGACAGTGATCTTTTATTAATTGGCGCCAATGTTCCTCATCTCAATTTCGATTATGGTATTCAGACGGAATGCAGGCAACTTGTACTGCAGATGCGGGAAAATTTTCTTCAGGATATTATTCTGCCCGTTCCTGAATTTGAAAATATAAAAAAACTGTTGGAACGCTCTTATCTGGGCTTGTCTTTCTATGGAGAAACCAAAAAAACAGTGGTTGAAAAGCTTCAGATCATCCGGGACAAAAATAGTTTTGAATCTTTCATGGGGCTCATAGAAATTTTGAAGATCCTGGCCGATTCTGCGGAGGTAAAAGAACTGAATAAGGAAGACACAAGAATCAAATGGTTTTTGAATGACAAGATCAGAATGGGCACCATCTACGATTACATCCATGAAAACTATGATAAAAAACCTAATGTCAATGACATAGCCCAAACAGTAGGTTTAAGCACTCCAGCCTTCTGCCGTTATTTTAAGAAACAGACGAATATGACCTTTACCGATTTTGTTAACAATTACAGGATCAACCAGGCAAAAATATTTCTTTTAAAAGATTATTCAGTGACAGAAGTCTGTTTTCAGGTTGGTTTTGAAAGTCTTTCCTATTTCAATAAGTTATTCAAGCAGCATACGGGAGAAACGCCATCTGAGTTCAAGAAAAAACATTTCAGACCTATTGAAGTCAATGGGCGGATTGCGGGAATTACGAGGGAGACTGCATGTGATAAATAA
- a CDS encoding tetratricopeptide repeat-containing sensor histidine kinase codes for MKLVFKIVLIIILASGNSLVAQDTTRVSKVLNSAAKLKKAVDKNDNKGVADTYVGMANDYYNQGNYAKSEEYLIKAKNIYQNLNDKKNLEITTRKLAQSQEKQNKITPAISNYSMAAQMGYSEKSKAVNANDVARLSSPSPELRAEAIQNNISLSKKENEQADLAESYSQLAEVNIQQKDVSRAEENLNNAYKISKKEAPQQALAINQKLADLYVENKNFDKAIEAKKTVLKEDFVKENSQEKVNQIQELADIYIKKNDPEEAVSLLKNAYGIALNKGHTMEAQRSVKKLDSLYAISGNTDASVQLYRDFLGKLPDLVSKDRSLVDNKILEDTEQRISQLEKEKELKDELIRKKNVFNYSLIAALILLTGLIFIIFRTLKKVQIKNKKIALQSLRREMNPHFIFNSLNSVNHFIATNNELEANQYLTKFSKLMRGVMENSTEDFIPFQQELDLLQNYLALEKTRFADKFDYEIEVDENLNLQSQQVPGMLVQPFLENAIWHGLRYRTEKGFLKLSFEKDDQYLKITIEDNGIGIEESKKQKTRHQKTREGRGMKNTLERVQLLNDLYKKDITCSVKDKDNNGGVLVTIRINLA; via the coding sequence GTGAAATTAGTTTTTAAAATAGTACTTATTATAATATTAGCATCAGGGAATTCCCTTGTTGCCCAGGATACTACACGGGTTTCTAAAGTTCTGAATTCTGCTGCAAAACTGAAAAAAGCAGTTGATAAAAATGATAATAAAGGCGTTGCAGATACCTATGTGGGAATGGCCAATGACTATTACAATCAGGGAAATTATGCCAAAAGCGAAGAGTATCTCATCAAAGCAAAAAATATCTATCAGAATCTGAACGATAAAAAAAATCTTGAAATCACCACCAGAAAACTGGCACAATCCCAGGAGAAACAAAATAAAATAACTCCCGCAATCAGTAACTACAGCATGGCTGCACAGATGGGATATAGTGAAAAAAGTAAGGCTGTGAATGCCAACGATGTTGCAAGACTTTCTTCTCCTTCTCCCGAACTGCGGGCCGAAGCTATTCAGAATAATATCAGCCTGAGCAAGAAAGAGAATGAGCAGGCAGATCTGGCGGAAAGCTATAGTCAGCTTGCAGAAGTCAATATACAGCAAAAGGATGTTTCCAGAGCGGAAGAAAACCTTAACAACGCTTATAAAATCTCAAAAAAAGAAGCCCCACAACAGGCATTGGCCATCAATCAGAAGCTGGCCGATCTCTATGTGGAAAATAAAAACTTTGATAAAGCGATTGAAGCCAAGAAAACAGTACTGAAGGAAGATTTTGTGAAAGAGAATTCACAGGAAAAGGTGAATCAGATCCAGGAGCTGGCGGATATCTATATCAAGAAGAATGATCCTGAAGAAGCAGTAAGTCTTTTAAAAAACGCTTATGGGATTGCTTTGAATAAAGGGCATACCATGGAAGCACAGAGAAGTGTGAAAAAACTGGACAGTCTCTATGCGATTTCCGGGAATACGGATGCCTCGGTACAGCTATACAGAGATTTCCTGGGAAAACTTCCGGATCTTGTGTCTAAAGACAGAAGCCTGGTGGACAATAAAATACTTGAAGATACCGAACAACGGATTTCCCAGCTTGAAAAAGAAAAAGAGCTGAAAGATGAGCTGATCCGTAAGAAGAATGTCTTCAATTACAGTTTGATTGCAGCTTTAATCCTTCTGACGGGGCTGATCTTTATTATTTTCAGAACCCTGAAAAAAGTTCAGATCAAAAACAAAAAAATTGCTCTTCAGTCGCTCCGGAGAGAAATGAATCCGCATTTTATCTTTAACAGTTTAAATAGCGTCAACCATTTTATAGCCACAAATAATGAACTGGAAGCCAATCAGTATCTGACAAAGTTCTCCAAGCTGATGCGCGGAGTAATGGAAAACTCAACAGAAGATTTTATTCCTTTCCAGCAGGAACTTGATCTGCTTCAGAATTATCTTGCGCTGGAAAAAACACGTTTTGCCGACAAATTCGATTATGAAATTGAAGTTGATGAAAATCTTAATCTCCAGAGCCAGCAGGTTCCCGGAATGCTTGTACAGCCTTTTCTGGAGAATGCAATCTGGCATGGCCTCCGCTACAGAACTGAAAAAGGGTTTTTAAAACTGAGCTTTGAAAAAGATGACCAATATCTGAAGATTACCATTGAAGACAACGGAATAGGAATCGAAGAAAGCAAAAAACAGAAAACCCGGCACCAAAAAACGAGAGAAGGACGGGGAATGAAAAATACACTTGAAAGAGTTCAGCTATTGAATGACCTCTACAAAAAAGACATTACCTGCTCAGTAAAAGATAAAGACAACAATGGAGGAGTTTTGGTGACCATCAGGATCAATCTTGCTTAA
- a CDS encoding DUF7832 domain-containing protein: MSKYDDASWHYGGDFPEGLPQKNGATHTGMFLNWCVNHDLISDELKEDSAEEIERLKRREITGAEFVMDCCDGKFSEYDLNDLGNSFAKDYYADDTDFGNRYSSFADDYVNLFDTKAEENDYEYETFYHIEDTYENYDLMKQVIDYRFEEWKEYIAG, translated from the coding sequence ATGTCTAAATATGATGATGCCTCATGGCATTATGGCGGTGATTTCCCGGAAGGACTTCCTCAGAAGAACGGAGCAACCCATACCGGAATGTTCCTGAACTGGTGCGTAAACCATGATCTTATCTCTGATGAACTGAAAGAAGATTCCGCAGAGGAAATTGAACGGCTGAAACGAAGAGAAATAACCGGAGCGGAATTTGTGATGGACTGCTGTGACGGGAAGTTTTCCGAATATGACCTGAATGACCTGGGAAACAGTTTTGCGAAAGACTATTATGCTGATGATACTGATTTCGGGAACCGATACAGCTCTTTTGCAGACGACTACGTCAACCTTTTTGATACCAAGGCGGAAGAAAATGATTATGAGTATGAAACGTTTTACCACATTGAAGATACTTACGAGAACTACGATCTGATGAAACAGGTCATTGATTATCGTTTTGAAGAGTGGAAGGAATATATTGCGGGATAA
- a CDS encoding LytR/AlgR family response regulator transcription factor yields MKIKAVIVDDEIIAREVLRSYLTKYCPQVEILGEAENIREAVPLITEKQPQLVFLDVEMPFGNAFDVLEATKDQAYETIFITAFSQYSLQALNKSASYYILKPIDIQELILAVNKVAESLEKKEELNRNKILLENLKLKPEKQQLILPTLQGFDVVKTEDIVRLQADGNFTQVYLTDGSKKMVCRFLKHFDDLLESPFVRVHRSHIINTAFVKSYHKSGTVMLSDDTEIEVSGSFKDNFLKVFS; encoded by the coding sequence ATGAAAATAAAAGCCGTAATTGTAGATGATGAAATCATAGCAAGAGAAGTTCTGAGAAGCTATCTCACCAAATATTGCCCGCAGGTGGAAATTCTTGGTGAAGCTGAAAATATCAGAGAAGCCGTTCCGCTGATTACTGAAAAGCAGCCGCAACTGGTGTTTCTTGATGTTGAAATGCCTTTTGGAAACGCTTTTGATGTGTTGGAGGCCACCAAAGATCAGGCGTACGAAACCATTTTCATTACAGCATTTTCACAGTATTCGCTGCAGGCATTGAACAAATCGGCAAGCTATTATATCTTAAAGCCCATTGATATTCAGGAACTGATTCTGGCCGTTAATAAAGTCGCTGAGAGCCTGGAGAAAAAAGAAGAACTCAACCGGAATAAAATTTTGCTGGAGAATCTGAAGCTGAAACCGGAAAAACAGCAATTGATATTGCCCACTTTACAAGGCTTTGATGTGGTAAAAACAGAAGATATTGTCAGGCTGCAGGCAGACGGAAACTTTACCCAGGTTTACCTTACCGATGGCTCAAAGAAGATGGTATGCAGGTTTTTAAAACATTTTGACGACCTGCTGGAAAGTCCCTTTGTAAGAGTACACCGTTCCCACATCATCAATACAGCTTTTGTAAAATCCTACCACAAAAGCGGAACTGTAATGCTGTCTGACGATACGGAAATTGAGGTTTCCGGAAGCTTTAAGGATAATTTCCTGAAGGTCTTTTCATAG
- a CDS encoding SpoIIAA family protein, with the protein MITIIPEAPENVAAFNATGVVTKEDFEKLVIPRVKEKVDQFGELNYLLYLDTDLDNFTMGAWLEDLLLGLKNLAKWNRTAIVTDKEGVQNFTDVFSVLMPGEFKSFPKENLYNALYWCKNGNEVEA; encoded by the coding sequence ATGATAACAATTATTCCAGAAGCTCCGGAGAATGTTGCAGCTTTCAATGCAACCGGAGTTGTAACGAAAGAGGATTTTGAGAAACTGGTAATTCCGCGGGTAAAAGAGAAAGTAGACCAATTCGGTGAGCTGAATTACTTATTGTATTTGGATACCGATCTGGATAATTTTACCATGGGAGCCTGGCTTGAAGATCTACTGCTGGGGTTAAAGAACCTCGCCAAGTGGAATCGTACCGCCATCGTTACAGACAAAGAAGGGGTGCAGAACTTTACAGATGTTTTCAGTGTTCTGATGCCCGGAGAATTTAAATCCTTCCCAAAGGAAAATTTATACAATGCACTTTACTGGTGTAAAAACGGTAATGAGGTTGAAGCTTAA
- a CDS encoding NAD(P)/FAD-dependent oxidoreductase, translating into MDLKSNEPFWLLKNGLIASHPSLKSDQECDVLIIGGGITGSLIAHQMVEDGYKTMLIDKRELCNGSTSATTSMLQYEIDVPLYELIGKIGMKGAVASYKACSDAIDIIDKLSKKIRSGAGFKRKKSLYFASKKKDVEWLKKEYEARKRFGFEVKWLSDKQVSEQFGFENTYGGILSKQGGSIDAFQFAHELCKHNIKKGLEVFDKTELQKVEYHKGFNVAVTAEGFRIRAKKIIYCIGYESKNLLKENFVNLKSTYAVVSEIDKDKFKNITSTLVWNTDDPYLYMRTTDDGRILIGGGDEDFYDAEKRDALLNKKEKEILKGLRKIKPDYHFYSDFVWAGTFGETKDGLPYIGEHKKFRNSYFVLGFGGNGITFSVTGMEMASLFMKNKKHLLSRYFKFGR; encoded by the coding sequence ATGGATCTGAAATCAAATGAACCTTTCTGGCTTTTAAAAAATGGATTGATCGCTTCTCACCCCTCCCTGAAATCTGATCAGGAATGCGATGTTCTCATCATAGGCGGTGGTATTACAGGAAGCCTGATTGCCCATCAGATGGTGGAAGACGGGTATAAGACGATGCTGATTGATAAGCGGGAGCTTTGCAACGGAAGCACTTCTGCCACCACCTCAATGCTGCAGTATGAAATAGATGTTCCCCTCTATGAATTGATCGGGAAAATCGGGATGAAAGGGGCGGTTGCCAGCTATAAAGCCTGTAGTGATGCTATTGATATCATCGATAAGCTCTCCAAAAAAATTAGATCCGGTGCAGGATTCAAGCGTAAAAAATCACTGTATTTTGCTTCTAAAAAGAAAGATGTGGAATGGCTTAAAAAAGAGTACGAAGCCAGAAAACGTTTTGGATTTGAAGTGAAATGGCTTTCAGATAAGCAGGTCTCAGAACAGTTCGGCTTCGAAAATACCTATGGCGGAATTCTCTCAAAGCAGGGGGGAAGTATTGATGCCTTCCAGTTTGCTCACGAATTATGCAAGCATAATATAAAGAAAGGGCTGGAAGTTTTTGATAAAACAGAATTGCAAAAGGTGGAATACCATAAAGGATTTAACGTGGCTGTTACAGCTGAAGGTTTCCGGATCAGGGCTAAAAAAATAATATACTGCATTGGTTATGAAAGCAAAAATCTATTGAAAGAAAATTTTGTTAACCTGAAAAGCACCTATGCTGTGGTATCTGAAATAGATAAGGATAAGTTTAAAAATATTACAAGTACTTTGGTCTGGAATACCGATGATCCTTACCTCTATATGCGGACTACCGATGATGGCAGGATCCTGATAGGAGGCGGGGATGAAGATTTCTATGATGCTGAAAAGCGTGATGCCCTGCTGAATAAAAAAGAAAAGGAAATTTTAAAAGGCCTCAGGAAAATCAAACCTGATTATCATTTCTATTCCGATTTTGTGTGGGCAGGTACCTTTGGGGAAACCAAGGATGGTCTTCCTTATATCGGAGAACATAAAAAGTTCAGAAACTCTTATTTTGTTCTGGGATTTGGCGGAAACGGAATTACATTCTCCGTAACGGGAATGGAAATGGCTTCTTTATTTATGAAAAATAAAAAGCACCTGCTGTCCCGGTATTTTAAATTCGGAAGATAA
- a CDS encoding VWA domain-containing protein: MTTLKILAIAAAFLSSGTAPGTGCSKSNMENRSLSVQNASALPFNTISKDNKIQVALLLDTSNSMDGLIDQAKSRLWNIVNTLTTLKYNGQTPQVEIALYEYGNDGIRDENYIRQVTPLTQDLDLVSEKLFALRTNGGSEYCGAVIRDASNNLNWDGNEKSMKLIYIAGNEPFDQGRVNYKDVISKAKNKNIYTNTIFCGSREEGIRDYWQNGAATGGGKYFNIDSDKKVIYIETPYDIRISECNAKLNDTYIYYGNHGSEYKMKQITQDKNAEVQSVSNLVERTVSKSKKNAYKNEHWDLVDRAEKDAGFIASVKESELPAELKGKSKEEIKKAVAAKSAEREKIQKEIEELSKKRQNYIDGEMKKRGNDDSDDLGKAIESSIQELAKKNGYSL; encoded by the coding sequence ATGACAACTTTAAAAATCTTAGCCATCGCAGCAGCTTTCTTAAGCTCCGGAACAGCTCCCGGTACCGGCTGCTCGAAAAGTAATATGGAAAACAGAAGCCTGTCTGTACAAAATGCTTCCGCACTTCCGTTCAATACAATATCAAAGGATAATAAAATCCAGGTAGCCCTATTACTGGATACTTCCAACAGTATGGACGGGCTGATTGACCAGGCAAAATCAAGGCTCTGGAATATTGTCAATACGCTGACCACTTTAAAATATAACGGCCAGACGCCACAAGTTGAGATTGCCTTATATGAATATGGAAACGACGGTATCCGTGATGAGAATTACATCCGCCAGGTTACACCTCTCACTCAGGATCTCGATCTGGTTTCTGAAAAATTATTTGCATTAAGAACCAATGGCGGTAGTGAATATTGCGGTGCTGTCATTCGTGATGCCTCAAACAATCTGAACTGGGATGGCAATGAGAAAAGTATGAAGCTGATTTATATTGCAGGTAACGAACCTTTCGATCAGGGAAGAGTTAATTATAAAGATGTTATCTCAAAGGCAAAGAATAAAAACATCTACACCAATACTATTTTCTGCGGAAGCCGTGAGGAAGGTATCCGGGATTACTGGCAAAACGGTGCAGCAACCGGAGGCGGTAAATACTTCAATATCGACAGCGATAAAAAAGTGATCTATATAGAAACACCTTACGATATCAGGATTTCCGAATGCAATGCCAAACTGAATGATACTTACATTTACTACGGCAACCATGGTTCTGAATACAAAATGAAACAGATTACCCAGGATAAAAACGCCGAGGTACAATCGGTATCCAACCTTGTGGAAAGAACTGTTTCCAAATCAAAAAAGAATGCCTACAAAAATGAGCACTGGGATCTTGTTGACAGGGCCGAAAAAGATGCCGGATTTATTGCTTCCGTAAAAGAAAGTGAGCTTCCAGCCGAACTGAAAGGAAAAAGTAAGGAAGAAATAAAAAAAGCTGTCGCGGCAAAATCAGCAGAACGTGAAAAAATTCAGAAAGAAATAGAGGAACTGTCTAAAAAACGTCAGAACTACATTGATGGTGAAATGAAAAAAAGAGGAAATGACGATTCTGACGATCTGGGAAAAGCCATTGAAAGTTCAATACAGGAACTGGCTAAGAAAAACGGATACAGTTTGTGA
- a CDS encoding mannan-binding lectin produces the protein MSTFKINIIAGPLWSNDEAQKLGGRIAAAHLGKFTGQWTTIVEGQMSVIEVELNTEPTGSTEYTLDVLAGPIWSNEDAKEVCPAICASYGGTWNGQWTTVVEGKMSVCGCVFKF, from the coding sequence ATGTCAACATTCAAAATCAACATTATTGCAGGACCACTATGGAGCAATGACGAAGCACAGAAATTAGGCGGACGTATCGCCGCAGCACACTTAGGAAAGTTTACCGGACAATGGACAACCATTGTAGAAGGACAAATGAGCGTTATAGAAGTTGAACTCAACACTGAGCCAACCGGCAGTACGGAATATACTTTAGATGTTTTAGCAGGTCCGATCTGGAGCAACGAAGACGCTAAAGAAGTTTGCCCGGCCATCTGTGCGTCTTATGGAGGTACGTGGAACGGTCAATGGACTACAGTTGTAGAAGGCAAAATGAGCGTTTGCGGCTGTGTCTTTAAATTCTGA
- a CDS encoding lipocalin family protein yields MKTLHKIILPVSLGALGLIIFNSCSVRIPKGAAAVKNFDAKKYLGRWYEIARFDYRFEKNMDNVTAEYTENPDGSIQVKNKGYDYVKKVWNESIGEAQFVKDPTEARLKVSFFKPIWAGYNVIDIDEDYQYAMVAGSSLKYLWILSRTTTIPESIRQRFLAKAKKIGYDTNELIWVKHNQ; encoded by the coding sequence ATGAAAACCCTTCATAAAATCATACTTCCCGTATCATTGGGTGCATTAGGACTGATTATTTTTAACTCGTGTTCCGTAAGAATTCCCAAAGGTGCTGCAGCAGTAAAGAACTTTGATGCTAAAAAATACCTCGGCAGATGGTATGAAATTGCCCGTTTTGACTATCGTTTTGAGAAAAATATGGATAATGTCACTGCAGAATATACAGAAAATCCGGATGGCTCCATTCAGGTGAAGAACAAAGGCTATGATTACGTAAAAAAAGTCTGGAATGAATCTATCGGAGAAGCCCAGTTTGTAAAAGACCCTACAGAAGCCCGGCTGAAAGTATCATTTTTCAAACCTATCTGGGCAGGGTATAACGTGATCGATATTGATGAAGACTATCAGTATGCCATGGTTGCAGGAAGCAGTTTGAAATATCTCTGGATCCTGTCCCGTACTACCACCATCCCCGAAAGCATCCGTCAGCGTTTCCTGGCAAAGGCAAAAAAAATCGGTTATGATACCAATGAACTGATCTGGGTAAAACATAATCAATAA